The Tamandua tetradactyla isolate mTamTet1 chromosome 8, mTamTet1.pri, whole genome shotgun sequence genome includes a window with the following:
- the LOC143644287 gene encoding LOW QUALITY PROTEIN: programmed cell death 6-interacting protein-like (The sequence of the model RefSeq protein was modified relative to this genomic sequence to represent the inferred CDS: substituted 1 base at 1 genomic stop codon) — protein MATFISVQLKKTSEVDLAKPLVKFIQQTYPSGGEEQAQYCRAAEELSKLRRAALGRPLDKHEGALETLLRXQGLNFQYYDQICSIEPKFPFSENQICLTFTWKDAFDKGSLFGGSVKLALASLGYEKSCVLFNCAALASQIAAEQNLDNDEGLKVAAKHYQFASGAFLHIKETVLSALSREPTVDISPDTVGTLSLIMLAQAQEVFFFKATRDKMKDAIIAKLANQAADYFGDAFKQCQYKDTLPKEVFPVLAAKHCIMQANAEYHQSILAKQQKKFGEEIARLQHAAELIKTVASRYDEYVNVKDFSDKINRALTAAKKDNDFIYHDRVPDLKDLDPIGKATLVKSTPVNVPISQKFTDLFEKMVPVSVQQSLAAYNQRKADLVNRSIAQMREATTLANGVLASLNLPVAIEDVSGDTVPQSILTKSMSVIEQGGIQTVDQLIKELPELLQRNREILDESLRLLDEEEATDNDLRAKFKERWQRTPSNELYKPLRAEGANFRTILDKAVQADGRVKERYQSHRDTIAILCKPEPELNATIPSANPAKTMQGSEVVNVLKSLLTNLDEVKKEREGLENDMKSVNFDMTSKFLTALAQDGVINEEALSVAELDRIYGGLTTKVQESLKKQEGLLKNIQVSHQEFSKMKQSNSEANLREEVLKNLATAYDNFVELVANLKEGTKFYNELTEILVRFQNKCSDIVFARKTERDELLKDLQQSIAREPSAPSIPTPAYQSSPGGGHAPTPPTPAPRTMPPTKPQPPARPPPPVLPANRAPSATALAPVGTGTAASAPSQTPGSGPPPQAQGPPYPTYPGYPGYCQMPMLMGYNPYAYSQYNMPYPPVYHQSPGQAPYPGPQQPSYPYPQPPQQPYYPQQ, from the exons ATGGCGACTTTCATTTCGGTGCAGCTGAAGAAGACCTCGGAGGTGGACCTAGCCAAGCCTTTGGTGAAGTTCATCCAGCAGACGTACCCAAGCGGCGGCGAAGAGCAGGCCCAGTACTGCCGCGCTGCCGAGGAGCTCAGCAAGCTGCGCCGCGCCGCGCTCGGCCGCCCGCTCGACAAGCACGAGGGCGCGCTGGAGACGCTCTTAAGATAGCA AGGACTCAACTTTCAATATTATGATCAGATTTGTTCCATTGAACCcaaatttccattttctgaaaatCAGATCTGCTTGACATTTACCTGGAAGGATGCTTTTGATAAAGGCTCACTTTTTGGAGGTTCTGTAAAATTGGCTCTTGCAAGCTTAGGATATGAAAAGAGCTGTGTGTTGTTCAATTGTGCAGCCTTAGCCAGCCAGATTGCGGCAGAACAGAACCTGGATAATGATGAAGGATTGAAAGTCGCTGCTAAACATTACCAGTTTGCTAGTGGTGCCTTTTTACATATTAAAGAGACAGTTTTATCTGCCTTAAGTCGAGAGCCTACCGTGGACATATCTCCAGATACTGTTGGGACCCTCAGTCTTATTATGCTGGCACAGGCccaagaagtatttttttttaaagctacaaGAGATAAAATGAAAGATGCCATCATAGCTAAATTGGCTAATCAGGCTGCAGATTATTTTGGTGATGCTTTCAAGCAGTGTCAGTACAAAGATACTCTACCCAAGGAGGTGTTCCCTGTCTTGGCTGCAAAGCACTGTATCATGCAAGCCAATGCTGAATACCACCAGTCTATCTTGGCGAaacagcagaagaaatttggagaaGAGATTGCAAGGTTACAGCATGCTGCAGAATTGATTAAAACAGTGGCATCTCGCTATGATGAATATGTCAATGTGAAGGATTTTTCTGACAAAATCAACCGTGCCCTTACTGCAGCTAAAAAGGATAATGACTTCATTTATCATGATCGCGTTCCAGACCTTAAAGATCTAGATCCTATTGGCAAAGCCACACTTGTGAAATCTACCCCAGTCAATGTACCCATCAGCCAGAAATTCACTGATCTATTTGAGAAGATGGTTCCTGTGTCAGTGCAGCAGTCTTTGGCTGCCTATAATCAAAGGAAAGCTGACTTGGTGAACAGATCAATTGCTCAAATGAGAGAAGCCACTACTTTGGCAAATGGGGTGTTAGCTTCCCTTAATCTTCCAGTAGCAATTGAAGATGTATCTGGAGATACAGTACCTCAGTCTATATTGACCAAGTCCATGTCTGTGATTGAACAGGGAGGCATACAGACAGTTGATCAGTTGATCAAAGAGTTACCTGAACTActacaaagaaatagagaaatcctAGATGAGTCGCTAAGACTGTTGGATGAAGAAGAAGCAACTGACAATGATTTAAGAGCAAAATTCAAGGAACGCTGGCAAAGGACACCATCCAATGAACTATACAAGCCTTTAAGAGCAGAGGGAGCCAACTTCAGAACCATTTTGGACAAGGCTGTGCAAGCAGATGGACGAGTGAAAGAACGTTATCAGTCTCATCGTGACACCATTGCAATTCTGTGTAAGCCAGAGCCTGAACTGAATGCTACCATCCCTTCTGCTAACCCAGCAAAGACCATGCAGGGTAGTGAGGTTGTAAATGTCTTAAAATCCTTATTGACAAATCTTGATGAagtaaagaaggaaagagagggtcTGGAGAATGATATGAAATCAGTGAATTTTGACATGACAAGCAAGTTTTTGACTGCTCTGGCTCAAGATGGTGTGATAAATGAAGAAGCTCTTTCTGTTGCTGAACTGGATAGAATCTATGGAGGTCTTACAACTAAAGTCCAGGAATCTCTTAAGAAACAGGAGGGACTTCTTAAAAATATTCAGGTCTCACACCAggaattttcaaaaatgaaacaatCTAACAGTGAAGCTAACTTGAGAGAAGAAGTTTTGAAGAATTTAGCTACTGCATATGACAACTTTGTTGAACTTGTAGCTAATTTGAAGGAAGGCACAAAGTTTTACAATGAGCTGACTGAAATTCTGGTCAGGTTCCAGAACAAATGCAGTGATATAGTGTTTGCACGGAAGACGGAAAGAGATGAACTCTTAAAGGACTTGCAACAAAGCATAGCCAGAGAACCCAGTGCGCCTTCAATTCCTACCCCTGCCTATCAGTCTTCTCCAGGAGGGGGACATGCACCAACCCCTCCAACTCCAGCACCAAGAACCATGCCGCCTACTAAACCCCAGCCCCCGGCTCGGCCTCCACCTCCTGTGCTTCCAGCAAACCGAGCTCCTTCTGCTACTGCTCTAGCTCCAGTGGGAACTGGCACTGCTGCATCAGCTCCATCGCAAACCCCTGGTTCAGGTCCTCCTCCACAGGCTCAGGGACCTCCCTATCCAACCTATCCAGGATATCCCGGGTATTGCCAAATGCCCATGCTCATGGGTTATAATCCTTATGCATACAGCCAGTATAATATGCCATATCCACCTGTGTATCACCAGAGCCCTGGACAGGCTCCATATCCGGGACCCCAGCAGCCTTCATACCCCTACCCTCAACCCCCACAGCAGCCTTACTATCCACAGCAGTAA